One Salvelinus fontinalis isolate EN_2023a chromosome 27, ASM2944872v1, whole genome shotgun sequence genomic region harbors:
- the LOC129824863 gene encoding neurexin-3b-like: MNPFSLPQCVLLLLSTLLGLCQGLEFRGSEGQWARYLRWDASTRSDLTFQFKTDVSDTLILYFDDGGYCDFLLLTVTEGKLQLRFSIDCAETTVTSDKSVNDSCWHFAMVSRHNLRTVLALDGQTKAQDVRPERQFMKIVSDLFLGGIPGDIRTSVITLPTVRELPPFKGVIKDLNYGKKVPKLINSQKVRLEMMGLCTGNPCENGGTCSVADGEPYCDCSNTGYTGRTCSQAVQRKPGFSHLKASESGTLSSFLSFSLMPSPGLGVPNVCSCVLPLPVSVFCSHHITAGGG; this comes from the exons ATGAATCCCTTTAGTCTCCCTCAGTGTGTTCTTCTGCTTCTCAGTACTCTACTGGGCCTGTGTCAGGGCCTGGAGTTCAGGGGTTCTGAGGGCCAGTGGGCACGGTACCTCCGCTGGGACGCCAGCACCAGAAGTGACCTCACCTTCCAGTTCAAAACAGACGTGTCCGACACCCTGATCCTCTACTTCGACGACGGCGGCTATTGTGACTTCCTGCTTCTCACCGTAACGGAAGGGAAGCTCCAGCTTCGCTTCAGCATTGATTGCGCTGAGACCACAGTCACCTCTGACAAATCGGTCAACGACAGCTGCTGGCACTTTGCGATGGTCAGCCGACACAACCTCAGAACGGTCTTGGCCCTGGACGGGCAGACCAAGGCGCAGGATGTTCGACCAGAGCGCCAGTTCATGAAGATCGTCAGTGACCTGTTCCTCGGGGGCATACCCGGAGACATCAGAACCTCGGTCATCACCCTGCCGACGGTTAGAGAGCTGCCTCCGTTCAAAGGAGTTATCAAAGATCTGAATTACGGGAAAAAGGTTCCCAAGCTGATCAACAGTCAGAAGGTACGTCTGGAGATGATGGGTCTCTGTACAGGGAACCCGTGTGAGAATGGAGGCACCTGCTCCGTGGCTGATGGAGAACCCTACTGCGACTGCTCCAACACGGGATATACAGGAAGGACCTGCAGCCAAG CCGTTCAGAGGAAACCAG GCTTCTCACATCTGAAGGCATCTGAGTCAGGTAcgctctcttcttttctctctttttcactcATGCCATCACCTGGTTTGGGGGTCCCaaatgtgtgttcctgtgtgctgcCTCTACCTGTCAGTGTGTTCTGCAGTCATCATATTACTGCAGGGGGAGGATGA